The proteins below are encoded in one region of Thermococcus peptonophilus:
- a CDS encoding ATP-binding protein, with protein MRLGSFEIWDDVMDENLDMQVAPELGDIVSGNAPEIYTDSREFFRRTYFTDSMLEILNRLVETFEGGERHNIFLIYSLFGGGKTHTLLTVYHAFKDPDALLDPEVLRGHDPEKQAKMKKLAERIKALGGVKVVPVYGKGRLGQPSKPLEVGPYSVKTVWGYIAHALGRYYIVERDDQNATVPEVDTLRELFRGERVLLLVDEIADYFDNLYNSGSEDDRRYAKNVDNFFDRLSTALLGSSSAMVMTLPMEKKEGAFEVEGEYNREVVLAIWSAVTRVGGSELYSPLRTSGASNELVEVLKKRIFKSVDENERAKILGKIRTEISNTDVFGHAPHFEEELRKNYPFHPEYVDVLRTIIERTGLQRTRDMLRITRIVVRELVMKYSETGFAPSMIMPYHLNLKNEKIRGMFFGKNETFMDYATIVDTDLEGAKFKDFQNPKLAEIILKYVFLKTYPFDSPVPLPGFPTAESIARGVYEPNLFDAERWLPTDIRDTVEEIKGSVRFVYLNKKEGTFWFWRVANVSQMVESKAKELLEMRIGEVWNELVKYSNRMIKERKSLTSTRGRGAKIEDHVTFFKENYILVTKDPQEFHDTPDYKLQVLVREDVDERTLRRIIYFYGTGTRTYRDTVVVCYPEEGSFRHLLETTAKVMACDEVLHDIKVKYGKFGEEVVKIQMQMVNDIRSKSLEDLESQIVSSFRKVAYPENDEVRIVTAQSSSKSVVENVYSALVGNGKIVDEFDFDWLVDLLKDVGINILRPEGYSVSEVISIIRMNTRLPMIEDRHLTDAIKRAILDLKIGLERDGEVFFKKVYTEVPDVEEEGNPPSAVKPRDLILPREVALHRQVCNLLKNEKDIIVPKGDKDYRIKTWYEVYPPSSSVGIPLRSIVEENGECRVKDEFVDAVLWGYIVEKREEIEITEGEFEISIDMPQVKARPGTPVEVKVQIKPLGRDSFDVELSVSHGELDSYEVHLEGGKAVEVTWTLIMPEKKTVATIEGNSHKRKRYADVTLVPQLGECTIETETLKEEHKGMLLTAILEIEGLEILNMIPESIKGTLSGSMRIEKPLWEGRFEGIDREVLSYLLQEMQEFLGGKAILDANLHVEEKVKLDDLLFEKLRPLNGKVIFRLEKEEC; from the coding sequence ATGAGGCTTGGTTCCTTTGAAATCTGGGACGATGTGATGGATGAGAACCTTGACATGCAGGTTGCGCCGGAGCTCGGTGACATCGTGAGTGGAAACGCTCCCGAGATTTACACCGACTCCAGAGAGTTCTTCAGGAGGACTTACTTCACGGACTCGATGCTTGAAATCCTGAACAGGCTCGTGGAGACGTTTGAAGGCGGTGAAAGGCACAACATCTTCCTCATTTACTCCCTCTTCGGCGGCGGTAAGACCCACACACTCCTCACGGTTTATCACGCCTTCAAGGACCCCGATGCACTACTCGACCCCGAAGTCCTCAGGGGCCATGACCCGGAGAAGCAGGCGAAGATGAAGAAGCTTGCCGAGAGGATAAAAGCCCTCGGTGGAGTTAAGGTTGTCCCGGTTTACGGTAAGGGAAGGCTCGGCCAGCCGAGCAAGCCCCTTGAGGTCGGCCCTTACAGCGTGAAGACGGTCTGGGGCTACATTGCCCATGCCCTTGGGAGATACTACATCGTTGAGCGCGACGACCAGAACGCCACCGTCCCGGAAGTTGACACGTTGAGGGAGCTCTTCCGGGGCGAGAGGGTTCTTCTCCTCGTGGATGAGATCGCGGACTACTTCGACAACCTTTACAATTCCGGAAGCGAGGACGACAGGCGTTATGCGAAGAACGTTGACAACTTCTTCGACAGGCTCTCCACGGCCCTTCTCGGCTCGTCAAGTGCAATGGTCATGACCCTTCCAATGGAGAAGAAGGAAGGGGCCTTTGAGGTTGAGGGCGAATACAACAGGGAGGTCGTCCTTGCGATTTGGAGTGCCGTCACGAGGGTTGGCGGTTCTGAGCTTTACTCCCCATTGAGGACCTCCGGAGCCAGCAACGAGCTCGTGGAGGTTCTCAAGAAGAGGATTTTCAAGAGTGTTGATGAGAACGAAAGGGCAAAGATTCTCGGGAAGATAAGGACTGAGATAAGCAACACTGATGTTTTCGGCCATGCTCCCCACTTTGAGGAAGAGCTGAGGAAGAACTACCCATTCCACCCGGAGTACGTTGATGTCCTCCGGACGATAATCGAGAGGACCGGTTTGCAGAGGACGAGGGACATGCTCAGGATCACGAGAATCGTCGTCAGGGAACTGGTGATGAAGTACAGCGAGACCGGCTTCGCCCCCTCGATGATAATGCCCTACCACCTCAACCTCAAGAACGAGAAGATACGGGGAATGTTCTTTGGCAAGAACGAGACGTTCATGGACTACGCCACGATCGTTGATACCGACCTTGAGGGTGCCAAGTTTAAGGACTTCCAGAACCCGAAGTTGGCTGAGATAATTCTGAAATACGTCTTCCTCAAGACGTATCCCTTTGACTCGCCGGTGCCGTTGCCGGGCTTTCCAACTGCTGAGTCAATCGCTCGCGGGGTTTACGAGCCGAACCTCTTCGATGCCGAGAGGTGGCTCCCAACGGATATCAGGGACACGGTGGAGGAGATTAAGGGAAGCGTCCGCTTCGTTTACCTCAACAAGAAGGAGGGGACGTTCTGGTTCTGGCGCGTTGCCAACGTCTCCCAGATGGTCGAGAGCAAGGCGAAGGAACTCCTTGAGATGAGGATCGGTGAAGTCTGGAACGAGCTTGTTAAGTACTCAAACAGGATGATCAAGGAAAGGAAGAGCCTCACGTCGACGAGGGGCAGGGGTGCCAAAATTGAAGACCATGTCACATTCTTCAAGGAGAATTATATTCTCGTGACGAAGGACCCTCAGGAGTTCCATGACACCCCCGACTACAAGCTCCAGGTTCTCGTGAGGGAAGACGTTGATGAGAGGACGCTCAGGAGGATCATCTACTTCTACGGAACCGGAACGAGAACCTACCGGGACACCGTCGTGGTATGTTACCCCGAGGAGGGCAGTTTCAGACATCTCCTTGAGACGACGGCAAAGGTGATGGCCTGTGATGAAGTGCTCCATGATATCAAAGTCAAATACGGAAAGTTCGGTGAGGAAGTCGTTAAGATTCAGATGCAGATGGTCAATGACATAAGGTCAAAGTCCCTTGAAGACCTTGAGTCCCAAATTGTCAGCTCCTTCAGGAAGGTTGCATATCCAGAGAACGACGAGGTTCGCATCGTGACAGCGCAGTCCAGCTCAAAGTCGGTTGTCGAAAACGTTTACTCCGCCCTCGTGGGCAACGGCAAGATTGTGGACGAGTTCGACTTCGACTGGCTCGTTGACCTCCTCAAAGACGTTGGTATTAACATTCTGAGGCCCGAAGGCTACTCCGTCTCGGAGGTCATCTCAATAATCCGCATGAACACCCGCCTGCCCATGATTGAGGACAGGCACCTCACCGATGCAATAAAGAGAGCCATCCTCGATCTCAAGATCGGTCTGGAGAGAGATGGAGAGGTTTTCTTCAAGAAGGTTTACACGGAAGTTCCGGATGTTGAGGAGGAAGGAAACCCACCGAGCGCTGTTAAGCCCAGGGACCTCATTCTGCCGAGGGAGGTCGCCCTCCACAGGCAGGTCTGCAATCTACTCAAGAACGAGAAGGACATAATCGTGCCAAAGGGAGACAAGGATTACCGCATAAAGACGTGGTATGAAGTTTATCCGCCTTCATCAAGCGTTGGAATCCCGCTCAGGAGCATCGTTGAGGAAAACGGGGAGTGCAGGGTGAAGGACGAGTTCGTTGATGCAGTACTCTGGGGTTACATCGTGGAGAAAAGGGAAGAGATTGAGATTACCGAGGGAGAGTTCGAGATCAGCATTGATATGCCCCAGGTTAAGGCAAGGCCTGGGACCCCCGTTGAGGTAAAGGTGCAGATTAAACCGCTTGGACGTGACTCTTTCGACGTTGAGCTTTCAGTAAGCCATGGCGAACTCGACTCCTACGAGGTGCACCTTGAGGGCGGAAAGGCCGTGGAGGTCACGTGGACACTCATAATGCCGGAGAAGAAGACTGTGGCGACGATCGAGGGGAACAGCCATAAGAGGAAGAGGTACGCGGACGTTACTCTCGTTCCACAACTCGGGGAGTGCACAATCGAAACCGAGACTCTCAAGGAGGAGCACAAGGGCATGCTCCTGACTGCAATACTTGAAATCGAAGGTCTGGAAATCCTCAACATGATTCCGGAGAGCATTAAGGGAACTCTCAGCGGAAGCATGAGAATTGAAAAGCCACTCTGGGAAGGCCGCTTCGAGGGCATTGACAGGGAAGTACTCTCCTACCTGCTCCAGGAGATGCAGGAGTTCCTTGGAGGCAAGGCAATTCTCGATGCGAACCTTCACGTTGAGGAAAAGGTCAAACTGGATGATCTACTCTTTGAGAAGCTGAGGCCTCTGAACGGTAAGGTGATCTTCAGGCTTGAGAAGGAGGAGTGCTGA